AGATCGCCGTCATCAGTGGCTCGGCCCGCTCCATGCTGACGGCAGAGCGTAGCGCATTGAATTTTCTGGGGCATTTAAGTGGCGTGGCATCGGCAACGGCCTCCATCGCCCGGGCCATTGCGCCTTACGGCACCCAGGTTACCTGCACCCGCAAAACCATGCCCGGCCTGCGCGCAGTGCAGAAATATGCGGTGCGCGTGGGCGGTGGCAGCAACCATCGCTTTGGTCTGGATGATGCGGTGCTGATCAAAGACAACCACATCGCTGTGGCCGGGGGCGTGAAAGCGGCCGTGGAAGCGGTTCGCGCCTATATCGGCCATCTGGTGTGCATCGAGGTGGAAGTCGATACCCTGGAGCAGCTCGATGAAGTGCTGGAGCTAGGGGTGGACAGCATTCTTTTGGACAATATGGATATTGCGACCTTAAGCGAGGCTGTGGCCCGCGTTGGTGGCCGCGCCAAGACCGAAGCCTCGGGTCGTATCACGCCCGAGACCGCGGTGGAAATTGCCCGCTGTGGCGTGGATCGGATCGCGGTGGGTTGGATTACACACAGCGCCCGTGTGCTCGATATTGGTCTGGATGCTTGAGTAACAAGGTGCTGGCGGTCATGGCGGGTTTTCAGGTGAGCAAGCGGGTGGCAGCGGCCGCCTTGCTGGGGGTGGTGGCGTGGGGCGCAAGCCCCTTGACGGGGCGGGCCAGCGAGGTAGCAGTCGCCCAGACTGCAAAGTATCCCCTCAGACCCATTACCGTGATCGTGACCTTTCCGCCGGGTGGGGGAACCGATTTGCTGGCTCGCAAGTTGGGCCCCCGTCTGGAAAAAGCCCTGGGCCAGCCGGTCATCATCGACAATCGGCCCGGGGCCAGTGGCAATATTGGTGCGCGTGCCGTGGCTTATGCCCGTGCCGATGGGCATACCTTGCTGATGGCCAACAGTTCCTTTGCCATCAATCCAGGTGTGTTCCGCAACCTGGGTTTCAAGCCTAAAGAAGACTTCGCACCCATTGCCAATATAGGCTTTGTGCCCTCCGTCATTGTGACCGGGAGCGGCTCGGATATTCAGAGTCTGCAGCAAGTCCTGCTGCAGCAGTCCGAACCGGCGTTGGCCTATGCGTCATGTGGCAATGGCACCCCGCAGCACCTGGCCGGAGAAATGCTCTACGATCTGCGTGGTGCGGCCTTATTGCATATCCCTTACCGAGGCTGCGGCCCGGCCTTGAACGATGTGGTCGCCGGGCAGGTGCCGATTGGCATCGTCACCTTGTCCAGCGCAGCTACCTTGATCGAATCCGGACATCTGCGCGCTCTGGCGGTCACCTCTGCCCAGCGCAGTCCGGTACTGCCTGATGTGCCGACGGTGGCTGAAGTGAGCAAGACAGGGTTTGAACTGGATCAGTGGCATGGCTTGCTGGCTCCTTCCCACACCCCCGAACCCATCATCACTACGCTGAATCGTGTCGTGCAAAAAGCCTTGACGGACCCCGCCCTGCAGGCGGAATTGCTGGCATTGGGTTATACGCCGCAAGAAGGAAACGAGTCTGCCCGGCCCAGCGGCTTCAAGGCCATGATCTGGAACGATATCGACCGGTTCGGGGCCCTGTCGTCCAAAATAGGCTTGCAGGTGGATTGATGCGGCAGCGGTGTGGCCTTGAGTGCGAGGCCGTTTTTTCAGGTGCGGATCGCCCCTTGCCCGCGCATGCACGCAGAGTCAGAATCAGGCAGCCGTTTCAGGCTGCCTGGCTGAGGCTAAACATCGTCGGGGCACAGAAAGAGGGCTCGAGCAGCGTGTCAGCGACGTAGACGGAACGCGGAAAACGGCCTGCAGGTGGTTAAAAGAAGCTGTCTTCCTCAGGCGTTTCAGGAACAGGCTGGGTGGCAAACCAGTGTTTCTCCAACAGCAGCGTATGCGTCAAACCGTCCTTGCTGCAGTGAGAGTCAATCTCGATCTGGCCGCGCTGGCTGCCACCTTCATTGAAGTTGTCGGCCTCGACTTCGGCAGCGGCCATATACGCCTGTAGGTTCAGCTCAGGCTGACCACGATCCAGCACAAACTGACGAATGGCTTCCGCGCCTAACTCATTGAGGGTATAGGTGTAGTTCATGGCGTGCTCCTGATTATGGCTAATGATAATACGGGCCCCTACGCGTGAATCCTAGCATGCTCAGTCTCAACAACGGATAGCAAAGCGTTACCGGTTTTGGATAAAAAAACAGCGATGTGCGAGGGGCACACCGCTGTGGACAAGGCCATTTTAGGCAGACGGTTTAAAAGCTGCCAAAAATCGTACCCAGCGTAATCACGGTGATCAGCGCCACAATAGGGGCTGCCATCGTCACCATGGCGATATTGCCGTAGGACTGGCGGTGGTTCAGCTTGCAGATGGACAGCAAGGTGATGATGGCCCCGCAATGGGGCAGGGTGTCCAGGCCACCTGCGGCCATCACGGCGACACGGTGCAGCAATTCGGGGCTGATGCCGGCTTGTTGAGCCATGGCCAGATAGTCCGGGCCCAGGGTCTGCAAGGCAATGCTCAAGCCGCCCGAGGATGAGCCGGTAATACCGGCCAGCGTGGTCATGGCGACTGCCTCGGAAATCAGTGGATTGCCCGGTGCCACGTTCAGTACAAAGTCCCGAATAATCGCAAAGCCTGCCAGGCTGGCAATGACCGCACCGTAACCAACTTCAGAGGCGGTATTGAACAAGGGCAGCATAAAACCGAATACCCCTTTGTTGATGCTTTCGCGCAGGTTTTTCCAATGCCCCAGACGGCTGATGATCAAGACCAGAATGGCCGTGATCAACGCAATAATCAGCGCCCACAGACCGGTAATTTTGGCCGGGTCCAGCTGAGGGAAGCGCTCGGCCATGAACCCGAAGTTTGTGTCGGGGAAAATGCCATAGGTGAACAGGGCATTGACGCCGATCACCAGAATCAAAGGCAGCAAAGCCAGGAAGATGGGCATGGGTTTCTCACCTTCCGTGCTATCGGGGGTGCTGGCGTCGAACTTATCCTGCCCATGATCCCCGTAGGTCTCGCCTTGGGCAATGGCCTTGCGAGCCCGTGACTGCAGCCACCACAAGCCACCGAAGGCCATGATCAAGGCACCAATAATTCCCAGTCCGGGCGCTGCAAACACGTTGGTGCCGTAGTAAGGGATAGGTATGGCGTTCTGGATGGCGGGCGTGCCGGGCAGGGCGGTCATGGTAAAGGTAAAGGAGCCCAGGGCAATGGAGGCGGGAATCAGACGCTTGGGAATGCCCGCGGCACGAAACAGATCCTTGGCAATGGGATAGATAGCAAAGGCCACGACAAACAAGGACACGCCGCCATAGGTCAGCACAGCACACACCATCACAATAGTGGCAATCGCGTGGCGATGCCCCAGCTTATGGGTGATCCACTTGGCAATGGCCTGCGCCGCTCCGGAGTCCGCCATCAACTGACCAAACAGGGCGCCCAGCAAGAAGATGGGCAGGAACTGCAGCACATAGCCGCTCAGTGCGCTCATGAAGGTGGAGGTATAGATGGGCAGCAAAAACCCGGAATCCCCCGAAAGCAGCACGGCCAAAGCGGCCATCAAGGGAGCCAGCAACAGAACCGTCACCCCCCGATAAGCAAAAAACATCAGCAGTAAAAGCGAGACAACGATAGCAAGCGTACTGGCCATAAACAAAGTTCCTGTGCAAGGTCCGGATCACGGACGTCAGTAAATGAGGTGGGGTCGAACGCCAAGCAGGCAGTGTAGCAACAGGCAATGACAAAACGGCTTGATAGCGCGCAAGACGGGGACCGGGCCCCAAAGACGGAGTTGCATCGGGTTTCTTACATCTTGTTTCTTGATGATGAGAACGGGCTAGGGTTACGGGAAATGGGTAAAGCTAGTAAATACAAGGGCTTAGCGGTTTTATGGGTGGAAGACATCAAAAAAAGTAAAAAATTTCGAGAGAAGTGCTTGCCAAAAGAAGAAACCTTGCTATAATTTCTTCTTCGGCGCATTAGCTCAGCAGGTTAGAGCGACGGAATCATAATCCGCAGGTCCCCTGTTCGAATCAGGGATGCGCCACCAAAATTTAAGCGGCTCACAGCAATGTGAGCCGCTTTTTCTTTGCTCCGCCGTTTTGGTCGTGCTGCGCGCAATCTATTTGGTAGGGCTTGCCTTGCCGCCGCCACGGTTTTGGGCCTAGTGCGCCATTCTGCTTGCCGACTAGTGCCCAGGCTGATGCTGTGTCTGGTGGATGTGACCGATACTCTTTGCTTGGTCTGTGTCCGCTTTGGCGGGTAAGTCACGGTGTTGCAATTTGCTGTTCGGGGCGCTGGCAGCGTCGCGTGCTCTGACAAATCTAACGCTTAAGCTACCGTCCCTAATGGATGACCACTCGCGTCAGCGATGAGCGGGAGACTCGTGGTCTTGGGGTTGTCCGTATTGCTCATTCGATTACATGTGCAGATGCGATGCGGCTGTGTTGCACTGCGTATTTCATCGCTGTAGTTATGTCTCTTTCTGGGTCAAAGAATGAGCAGGGAAGGCTGCCCCCTTTGAGAAACGGCTCTCGCCGTGTGGGACGTATGGTTTTAGTGGCCCGCCCAGCAGTGGCCTTGTTGTGGGGTAGGCATGGGTGCTTGCCTGGGTGTCTGCTCGGGGCCTATTCGAGCCGGTTTGCTCAATCCCTGCTATGCTCAACTTGGCTGAGGGCTTGTTCGTGATGATTTGACCCATCAGTTGTGCCTTTATACCTTAAGGCACTGCCGAATATCCTCTTGTCTGTTTCCTGTTGCCACGCATAAACCGGGCACATGGGAAACAAGTGCGAATTTAATCAAACTGGAGAGAGAGACATGGGTACTAAAATTGTGACTGAAGCTGATCGTAAGCGTACTCCGGCCCCCGCCGCTCCCAAGGGTGTCACCCTTAGCACAAAGTGCCGGGGTCAACGTGTTAGTCAGGAGCGTGGTGCGCATACTCGCAACAAGAAAAATCCTGGCAAGCGCGCACATTCGGGGTAATGTCCTGGGGGGCGTCACTGGTGTTCTTATGCCTTCTTGGTGATGCCACTGGCCCCTGTTTTTTACGCTTGTCCGCCCGCCGTTCCAGACGACGCTATAGTGCGGCAAGGTGAATCAGTAATGCGGCATTCAGATAAAGAAAACGGCCACCCAGCAAGGGTGGCCGTTTTTTTTTTGGTGTTCAAACCGTCGGTGATGGACTCTGGGCTCATAGAGTTTGGGTGGTGCGGAGAGAGGGCGATTAGCTCTGTTTTTTGCCGCACAGTGTCTGGCCCCTAATCCCTCAATGCCAATGCGCATGGCCTTTCCTGCTGCGCATGAGCGCCTTTCTTGTCAGGATAAGCCCTCTATAAGACGGGTCCAGTGGGCTGCACGGCTTGCGGTTTACACCGAACGTGTCAGCCCTCCATCCACTTTGATGTTCTGACCCGTAATGTAAGCGGCGCCGTCTGACAGCAGGAACGAAATGGTCGCCGCAATTTCCTCGGCCTTGCCATAGCGCCCCATCGGTACGCTGTCGCGCCGCTCGTCGGTCGCTGGCAGGCTGTCAATCCAGCCAGGCAGCACGTTGTTCATGCGCACATTTTGGGCTGCATAGCTATCCGCAAAAATCTTGGTGAAGCTTGCCAATCCGGCGCGGAATACCGCCGAAGTGGGGAACATTTCCGCAGGCTCAAACGCCCAGGCGGTCGAGATGTTCACGATAGCGCCGCCGCCTTGCGCTGCCATGATGGGGGCCACCAGTCGGGCGGGGCGCACAGCATTCAAGAAGTAGATGTCCATGCCTGTGTGCCAGTCTTCGTCGCTGATGTCCAGGATGGGGCCGCGTGGGCCGTGCCCGGCCGAGCTGACCAGTGCGTCAATGCGTCCCCATCGGTGCATGGCCATGTCGACCAGTCGTTTCAAGTCCTCGTTGCACTGGTTGGATCCCG
This genomic interval from Alcaligenes ammonioxydans contains the following:
- the nadC gene encoding carboxylating nicotinate-nucleotide diphosphorylase, with translation MSIINAPAPAAQAAQTRAHRIPSLPDVMLEPLVRATLQEDLGRAGDLTTDAIVPADSRTQMRLVAREQGVLTGLDLARLAFTLLDPTLRFEAQLQDGDDLMPGAQIAVISGSARSMLTAERSALNFLGHLSGVASATASIARAIAPYGTQVTCTRKTMPGLRAVQKYAVRVGGGSNHRFGLDDAVLIKDNHIAVAGGVKAAVEAVRAYIGHLVCIEVEVDTLEQLDEVLELGVDSILLDNMDIATLSEAVARVGGRAKTEASGRITPETAVEIARCGVDRIAVGWITHSARVLDIGLDA
- a CDS encoding tripartite tricarboxylate transporter substrate binding protein, giving the protein MAGFQVSKRVAAAALLGVVAWGASPLTGRASEVAVAQTAKYPLRPITVIVTFPPGGGTDLLARKLGPRLEKALGQPVIIDNRPGASGNIGARAVAYARADGHTLLMANSSFAINPGVFRNLGFKPKEDFAPIANIGFVPSVIVTGSGSDIQSLQQVLLQQSEPALAYASCGNGTPQHLAGEMLYDLRGAALLHIPYRGCGPALNDVVAGQVPIGIVTLSSAATLIESGHLRALAVTSAQRSPVLPDVPTVAEVSKTGFELDQWHGLLAPSHTPEPIITTLNRVVQKALTDPALQAELLALGYTPQEGNESARPSGFKAMIWNDIDRFGALSSKIGLQVD
- a CDS encoding GntP family permease; protein product: MASTLAIVVSLLLLMFFAYRGVTVLLLAPLMAALAVLLSGDSGFLLPIYTSTFMSALSGYVLQFLPIFLLGALFGQLMADSGAAQAIAKWITHKLGHRHAIATIVMVCAVLTYGGVSLFVVAFAIYPIAKDLFRAAGIPKRLIPASIALGSFTFTMTALPGTPAIQNAIPIPYYGTNVFAAPGLGIIGALIMAFGGLWWLQSRARKAIAQGETYGDHGQDKFDASTPDSTEGEKPMPIFLALLPLILVIGVNALFTYGIFPDTNFGFMAERFPQLDPAKITGLWALIIALITAILVLIISRLGHWKNLRESINKGVFGFMLPLFNTASEVGYGAVIASLAGFAIIRDFVLNVAPGNPLISEAVAMTTLAGITGSSSGGLSIALQTLGPDYLAMAQQAGISPELLHRVAVMAAGGLDTLPHCGAIITLLSICKLNHRQSYGNIAMVTMAAPIVALITVITLGTIFGSF
- a CDS encoding SDR family oxidoreductase translates to MTIEKVALISAGGSGMGAAAARRLAQDGYQVAILSSSGKGEALAKELGGIGLTGSNQCNEDLKRLVDMAMHRWGRIDALVSSAGHGPRGPILDISDEDWHTGMDIYFLNAVRPARLVAPIMAAQGGGAIVNISTAWAFEPAEMFPTSAVFRAGLASFTKIFADSYAAQNVRMNNVLPGWIDSLPATDERRDSVPMGRYGKAEEIAATISFLLSDGAAYITGQNIKVDGGLTRSV